CCGGCCTGCAATGCCGCCAGCAAGAGTATCGACACGATAGTTTTCATCAGTTCGTCTTTCGATCTGCACATCCGGAGCCACGGATCCGTTGTCGGATCCACCCGCCTCTGCCCCACGGGCACAACGTGAAAGGGTCCCGTCTTCAACATTGTGAAGACAGGACCCATATTTTGTCGGGGCGACTGGATTCCGCATAGCGGGACCAGCGACCACTTCTGTCGGGGCGACTGGATTCGAACCAGCGACTTCTTGCTCCCAAAGCAAGCGCTCTAGCCGGGCTGAGCTACGCCCCGATGTTCCACGATCAACTTCGATGTGCCGCTTTGGCCGGGTCCGCCCGCCGAGACGGAAGAACGCAGCTTCAGCGGCAACGGAGCTGAGCTACGCCCCGAAATGCCGTACAAATTGCCCTACAATATACTCAACTTCTCCCCCCCATTCAACTCCCCCCCCTGTGCGCCCGGTCACGAACGATATGGGGCCCCGGGTTGTATATTAAACACACACACTACTCGCACACATTATGCACATGCTGAATCCACAAACCAGGCTCGAACAGGCGGTCGATACGACCCCCACCTGGAAATATTCCTCCAGCGTCTATCTTCCCAAACACCACTGCGTGATCTACAGGGATGACGCTCTCGGGATCCAGAAACAGGTCATGACCCGCCGGTGGACGTTCCTCTTCCAGCCGCGCGAGCGCGCATTCTTCTTCATCGACGGGGATAAACGCACGTTCCGCTCGGAGGACCGCCTCTTGGCGGCCCTCCGGTCACGGATGCGTGTGACGAACCTCGGCTGATACCCCCCCACGCTCGCTGCGATTTGGAGTACTCCCGGAATGACCCCAGGTCCGGAATCCCTCCACGATGTCCGTGGCTGATCGCCGGTGATGCACGCCTGCAGGACCTAGCGGACCAGGACCATCTTCCGCGCCTCGACGTGCGCGCCCGCCTGCAGCCGGTACACGTATGCACCACTCGCCAACTGCGATGCCGGGAACGCCACTTCATGGACACCAGCCCCGACCGCACGATCCACCAGCACCGCAACTTCACGCCCGGTCATGTCATAGACCACCAACCGCACCGGCACGTTCCCCGCATCCGCAGGCACCGCGAAGCCGATGCGCGTCTCACCATTGAAGGGGTTCGGATAATTCTGCCGGAGTTCGAATGAGACGGGCAACGACATGTCTTCCACTCCCGTCGCGCCTCCACCCTTGATCAACGACAACGGCTGCTGCCCGGGAAGGATGGCCGCAAGCTGCGTCGCCGTGGCACCGAACCAGTCCTTCACGATCGCCGCATACACCCGGCGATAATCAAACTGCATCGCAATGTTGTCATTCGAACCCGCCGCCGCCGGTAATGCCGGATTGTTCCCCACGACCCCGCCATACACATTCGTGCCGAACACGAACAACGGCGCCGCAGCGCCATGGTCCGTACCGGTGCTCGCATTCGACTTGATCCGCCGCCCGAACTCCGAGAACGTCAACCCCACCACCCGGTCCTGGAATCCCTGCAACGCCGCATCGTTCATGAACGCCGAGATCGCTACCGACACGCGGCTGAGTAACGTGGCGTGCGTACCGGTGTCGGTCGCACCACCTGCCGCCTGCCCTGCATGCGTGTCGAACCCGCCCAGACTCACCACATAGATCCCCGTACGCAACCCGCCCGACATGAGCTGTGCCACGATCTTCATCTGGTCCGCGAGCGAGTTGGATCCCGCTGTGGGCCAGAGCGTGGAAAGGGTCTTTCCCTTCGCCGCCGCAGCCCGGATCGCAGCACCGTACAGCGATGTCTGCTCGGCCACCTCACGCACGAACGTGAGCTCGTGCCCGGCCGGCGTGTTCGGAGGCGTGTCCTCAGCACCCGGCAGGATATACGTGGTATTGGGATTGGTGATGGCAAGCCCCATGGAACCGGACGGCCCCTGAAGTCCCGGCGATACCACCGATCCGATCTGGATCGCGAGCGGGTCCGGCACCTCCGGCGTCGGATATCCTGCCGGGAATCCCGGATACGCCTGATCCAGATACCGACCCATCCATCCGCTCGGCAGGATCTGGTTCGAGTCCGATCCCGTGAGCCAGATGTCCGTTGCCCGGAAATGCGAGAAGTTCGGACTCGGATACCCGACACTCTGCACGACCGCGACCTTCCCTTCATTGTACAGCGCGTGAAGCCCGGTCATGGCCGGATGCAACCCGGTCCCAGCGGTCAGCGCCAGCACCTTCGACTCCGCGATCATGATGTTCGACCGCGCCGCGGCGAGCGCGGAATACTGGTCGCGCGGAATGACCATATTCAACCCATCGTTCCCGCCATTGAGCTGGATCAGGATCAACACCCGGTCGGTCGCTGCCGCAAGCGATGCGAGCCCGTCAAGGAACGGCGAGCGGCCGAATGCCTGCAACGTCTGTCCGCCCAGCAGGAATGGTATCGTGCTCACGGGTATGGCACGTCGTAAGAATGTTCTTCTCTTCATGGTCTCCCCTCCTATTGTAACTGGAATTCAGGCATGGACAGCATGAACGCGTAGAGTACCTGCAGCTTCGTCAGGACCGCGTTCCGTTTGGTCGCATTGCCCGGGTCGGCAAGATACAGATCCCATTCAAGCGTCCACTCGTAATCGGGCAAGCCGGGTATGAGCGTCTGCTTGAGGAAGGCCTTCTGTGCCGCTGTGAGGGGGACCGCGAAGATGATGCGCGCGCTTTCCTCGATGAGCGCGTCGATGTTGCGCGAATCAGGAAGGTTCGCCGTGAAGGTGATGACATCCGCCGCGAACTTGAACCCGGATGTGCTGTAGCCGTTCTTCAACAGCAGATTGCTGAGCGTCGCACGGCGCGGCAACGTGTCCGAGTTGATCCACAATTCATAGAACTGCGGCGACTGATAATATGCCGGCCAACCCGCAACGGACGGTGGATCAGCGATGTCCTGCTGCATGGCCCCGGCCTGGGTCGCGATATAGTAGTAGACCTTGTATCGCGTGGCGACATCCGCCGGATACGGCAAACTGAAGACCCGCGGGATGCCGACGGCAAATTCCAGCGGACTCTTGATCATGCAACCCACATTGAGGGGATCGTAGAAGTGCGCGCTCTGGAACAGCGCGCGCAGCACGGGCAACACATTGTAGTTGTTCTGCCGGAGGATGTTCGCCATCGGCACGATGACGTTGGCCTCCACGGCCTCGTCGATCACGTAGTACACGAACCAGCGGTAGAGTCTCCGGCAAAGATATTTCGCCGTCTCCTCCTGTTCGAAGATCATGTCCAGTAACGCATTGACCTCCGTGATGCCGTCGGTCGATGGCGCGATCGTCCGGTTCCCGTACCTCGCGGAGAATTGCTTGGTCGTTGTGTCGTGCCGTGTGAGCGTGAATTTCGACGGCGTCGCCCCTGGCTGCGGCAGCACCGTCGAGTCCTCCTGCCAGCCGGTCAGAACTTTGGCGGCCGCCTTCACATCGGCTTCGGTATACGTGGTGTAGTCGCCCGGACCCGCAAGGGGCCCCTTCCCGATCGTGAAGAGCTCCTGCAACTCACGCCCGTAGTTCTCGTTCGGATTCGTCTTGGTATTCGCATTCCCGTTCAGATAGCGCAACATCGCGCCGGAAATCGTCATCGCCCGGGCAAGGTCCTTCCAGTTCCCGAGCGCATGCTGCCGCAGAAGATCCGTGTACCGCCACTGAAAGCGCGGCTCGTTCACGACATTCCTCTGCGTCACGAAATGGTTGTGCCAGAACAGGACCATTTTCTCCATGACCGACGGCGACTGCTGAAGCATCAGGCCGGTCCACCACGATTTCAACGAGACGTACCGCGCACCCGTCGGATCGAAGGTGGAAGCCGGGTCCTTCGCGTTGGAGTAGACCCATGTGTCGCCAACGGCGACCATCTCCCGGGTGTCCGTAGCAAGAGGCTTGCTATCGACGGCCGAGGTGGACAGGATCATGTCCAGTGCCGCTGTCATATTCATGGTTTGAAATGCCTGCAGGTCGGCAGGCGAGGGCCCGAAAGTGGTACGCCGGAGCAGATGGAAGATCTGCTCCCTGCCCCAGAGCCCGGTGTAAGGCTCGAGGCCGCTGAGTGCGCGGGGCGTTTTCGGGGAGTTCGGTGTTGGCGAACGCGAGGGGATCGGATTGATTCGCGTGCGCGGAAGGATCGGCCAGGGCAGCATCAAGCATGCCGCCGAGTACAGTTCGTCGGTCCATGGGCGCCTATGTGCAAGAACGGTGAACGTAATCCGCAGGTTGGATTAGACGCATGGTGCGAACTTTCCCGGTCACATGCAAGCCGCACCCGTTTGACAAAGCTCGAAATTCTTCTATATTAGGAGGCACTTCTGCGTCCAACCCACGAGCTCCTCACGTTGCGGAGGTTCCCATGAAGCAGATGCCCCTCGCTCTGTCCCTGGTGGTGCTTGTCGCCTGCCTTGTCGCCGGATGTGGCAAATCCGACGAAATGAAGAAGATCGAAGCTGCATTGAACACAGAAGTGATGGACAAGCACGATGTGATCATGAAGCTTGTCCCGGAATTGGATGGCCTCACGACGCACATCTCTGCCGTGATGGCAAAGCACGATTCCCTGGTCAAGAAGTACCCGGCCCTCGCCTCCGGCCACACAACCGCCGATCTGGTCGCGGCCCAGGAAAAGATCACCGCCGCCAAGGCCGCCATGGATGCCTGGATGCGGGGGTTCAAACCGTATGACCCCGATGCGAAGCATGATGGCGTGCTCGCCGGATTGAACGTCCAGAAGGACGAACTCATCGCCATGGAAAAGCAGTTCGCGGAAGCACGGTTGGCCGCACTGGACGCCATTGCGAAACATGAGGTCGCGGCGGACATGGTGATCGCCAACGCCGGCAAGAAGAAACACTGATCCGTTCACAGGAGAGACGAGCGAGGGGATCATGTAGACCATGATCCCCTCTCCTTTTGATGGCCCGGTATAAACTGACAGTCGAATATGAGGGGACGCGCTACCGCGGGT
This genomic interval from Ignavibacteriota bacterium contains the following:
- a CDS encoding DUF1800 domain-containing protein — translated: MLPWPILPRTRINPIPSRSPTPNSPKTPRALSGLEPYTGLWGREQIFHLLRRTTFGPSPADLQAFQTMNMTAALDMILSTSAVDSKPLATDTREMVAVGDTWVYSNAKDPASTFDPTGARYVSLKSWWTGLMLQQSPSVMEKMVLFWHNHFVTQRNVVNEPRFQWRYTDLLRQHALGNWKDLARAMTISGAMLRYLNGNANTKTNPNENYGRELQELFTIGKGPLAGPGDYTTYTEADVKAAAKVLTGWQEDSTVLPQPGATPSKFTLTRHDTTTKQFSARYGNRTIAPSTDGITEVNALLDMIFEQEETAKYLCRRLYRWFVYYVIDEAVEANVIVPMANILRQNNYNVLPVLRALFQSAHFYDPLNVGCMIKSPLEFAVGIPRVFSLPYPADVATRYKVYYYIATQAGAMQQDIADPPSVAGWPAYYQSPQFYELWINSDTLPRRATLSNLLLKNGYSTSGFKFAADVITFTANLPDSRNIDALIEESARIIFAVPLTAAQKAFLKQTLIPGLPDYEWTLEWDLYLADPGNATKRNAVLTKLQVLYAFMLSMPEFQLQ
- a CDS encoding DUF1501 domain-containing protein; translated protein: MKRRTFLRRAIPVSTIPFLLGGQTLQAFGRSPFLDGLASLAAATDRVLILIQLNGGNDGLNMVIPRDQYSALAAARSNIMIAESKVLALTAGTGLHPAMTGLHALYNEGKVAVVQSVGYPSPNFSHFRATDIWLTGSDSNQILPSGWMGRYLDQAYPGFPAGYPTPEVPDPLAIQIGSVVSPGLQGPSGSMGLAITNPNTTYILPGAEDTPPNTPAGHELTFVREVAEQTSLYGAAIRAAAAKGKTLSTLWPTAGSNSLADQMKIVAQLMSGGLRTGIYVVSLGGFDTHAGQAAGGATDTGTHATLLSRVSVAISAFMNDAALQGFQDRVVGLTFSEFGRRIKSNASTGTDHGAAAPLFVFGTNVYGGVVGNNPALPAAAGSNDNIAMQFDYRRVYAAIVKDWFGATATQLAAILPGQQPLSLIKGGGATGVEDMSLPVSFELRQNYPNPFNGETRIGFAVPADAGNVPVRLVVYDMTGREVAVLVDRAVGAGVHEVAFPASQLASGAYVYRLQAGAHVEARKMVLVR